Proteins encoded in a region of the Neosynechococcus sphagnicola sy1 genome:
- a CDS encoding IS5 family transposase — protein sequence MSKAYPSNLSQAQFELLNDLIPEPKFGGRPRSVDMWDVLNAIFYVLVEGVRWRGLPGDFPAWQTVYTYFRQWRKDGTWVRMHDRLRECTRIEQERHRSPSEAIIDSQSVKSAAGVSQSVGYDAGKQIKGRKRFMTVDTLG from the coding sequence ATGAGTAAAGCTTACCCCAGTAATTTGTCTCAAGCCCAATTTGAACTACTCAACGACTTGATACCCGAGCCGAAATTCGGTGGTCGTCCTCGTAGCGTCGATATGTGGGATGTTCTGAACGCCATTTTCTATGTTTTGGTGGAGGGAGTGCGATGGCGAGGGTTGCCAGGGGATTTTCCGGCATGGCAAACCGTATACACCTACTTTCGTCAGTGGCGCAAAGATGGAACCTGGGTGCGGATGCACGACCGATTGCGAGAGTGTACCCGAATTGAACAGGAGCGTCATCGCAGCCCGTCGGAAGCGATTATCGACAGTCAAAGTGTCAAAAGTGCCGCTGGAGTGAGCCAATCGGTGGGCTACGATGCGGGCAAACAAATTAAAGGTCGAAAACGGTTTATGACGGTCGATACCCTGGGA
- a CDS encoding GAF domain-containing protein, which translates to MHYQVDRKLTGSWLFIPLIVNEKIWGALTMFKAQLISPWTGEQEKLAQSIADHLAIAIQQSELYQQVQQLNANLEQQVEERTAQLQQALSFEALLQRITDKVRDSLDEGQILQTAVHELGVALALEGCNAGVYCADQTLVNIAYEYNHPSTEVQGKVLEIDPPLHRYLPLSLPKKCLSILSDYPELAAPPPPTSSSSGLPSL; encoded by the coding sequence ATTCACTATCAAGTTGACCGCAAGTTAACAGGATCATGGTTATTCATCCCTTTGATTGTGAATGAAAAGATTTGGGGAGCCTTGACGATGTTCAAGGCTCAACTGATATCGCCGTGGACTGGAGAACAAGAGAAGCTAGCTCAGAGTATTGCCGATCACTTAGCGATCGCCATCCAACAGTCTGAACTCTATCAACAGGTGCAGCAACTCAATGCCAATCTGGAGCAACAAGTTGAGGAACGAACGGCTCAATTACAACAAGCTCTGAGCTTTGAAGCCTTACTACAACGGATTACCGATAAAGTCCGCGACAGTTTAGATGAGGGGCAAATTCTCCAAACCGCCGTTCATGAACTAGGGGTTGCCTTGGCATTGGAAGGCTGCAATGCCGGAGTTTATTGTGCAGACCAAACCCTGGTTAACATTGCCTATGAATACAACCATCCCTCAACTGAGGTGCAAGGAAAAGTCTTAGAAATCGACCCCCCCCTGCATCGATATTTACCCCTTTCTCTTCCAAAGAAATGCCTGTCAATTTTGTCCGATTACCCCGAATTGGCTGCGCCACCCCCACCGACAAGTAGCAGTTCTGGCTTGCCCAGTCTATGA
- a CDS encoding sensor histidine kinase — protein sequence MFRPPGECFSDLEVRLVQQVANHCAIALRQSRLYQASQEQVKVLERLHHLKDDFLSSVSHELRSPMANIKMATQMLEIQLIHKAVSETQDQSAINRYLKILSQECEREIQLINDLLDLARLDANIEPLTPTLLPLQLWVARISQAFMERTQRQQQHLSFDIPPDLALEIDVSSLERVLIELLHNACKYTPSGETISVSAQKIPGSETPNADINPPASPSIIQICIRNSGVEIPPEECDRIFEKFYRIPNNDPWKHGGTGLGLALVKKLIERLGGRIRLESHSRQTSFILEFATLA from the coding sequence TTGTTTAGACCTCCAGGAGAGTGTTTCAGCGATTTAGAAGTTCGGTTGGTGCAGCAAGTTGCCAACCATTGCGCCATCGCCCTGCGGCAGTCGCGGCTTTATCAAGCATCCCAGGAACAGGTAAAAGTACTGGAGCGGCTCCATCATCTCAAGGACGATTTCCTCAGTTCCGTTTCCCACGAACTGCGATCGCCGATGGCAAACATCAAAATGGCAACCCAGATGCTTGAAATCCAGTTAATTCATAAGGCCGTCTCAGAGACCCAGGATCAATCTGCCATCAACCGTTATCTGAAGATCCTCAGTCAGGAGTGTGAGCGCGAGATTCAGTTGATCAATGATCTGTTAGATCTGGCGCGTCTGGATGCCAATATTGAACCCCTTACCCCGACCCTGCTGCCTTTGCAATTGTGGGTGGCTCGGATCTCCCAGGCATTTATGGAACGTACCCAACGGCAGCAACAACACCTATCCTTTGACATTCCCCCTGATTTAGCCTTGGAAATCGACGTTTCCTCCCTGGAACGTGTCCTGATTGAACTGTTGCACAATGCTTGTAAGTACACCCCGTCGGGGGAAACAATTTCTGTATCTGCCCAAAAAATCCCAGGCTCCGAAACTCCCAACGCCGATATCAACCCACCCGCTTCTCCCTCCATCATCCAAATTTGCATCAGGAATTCTGGCGTGGAAATTCCCCCTGAGGAATGCGATCGCATTTTTGAAAAGTTCTACCGTATTCCTAACAATGACCCCTGGAAACATGGCGGCACAGGACTCGGTTTGGCACTGGTAAAGAAACTGATCGAACGCTTAGGGGGGCGCATCCGCCTCGAAAGTCATTCTCGGCAAACCTCCTTTATTCTGGAGTTTGCAACCTTGGCCTAA
- a CDS encoding HAMP domain-containing sensor histidine kinase, with protein MASVSMIFNGGIVGAFKRYRQWLGIRWAAMLRQQFLPVAQLQRQYLDPTSLQCRLTLEIAALLILSLSGIAGWTHWQMQQILIATHTQQVAYIASRFPQDVELYSEMLPMERGLEKTIENVSVSGLMIWVRARDGQLLAQSPSLQSEKFDRIDWQSLRGVPRKPQVYQVGNQHLILYMGALIVHGQDLGKLYLAKDVTQDQRQLMMATQRLGGVCLGVTVVMVVVLSLRIQRSLQPLQKMSQMAGAISAADLSQARLQLQNAPREVRELAQTFNRMLSRLADAWEQQRQVVSNISHELRTPLTIVLGYLQSLLRRSANLSDYQREALTTATTEAEQATRLLQDLLDLARADSGYMHFHRESVVLMDLVTEVAAMAEQFSDRAIQVSTSETLIAPETLKVSADRHALKRGLVNLIDNAVKYSAADQPVVLSLQFTETQAMIQVGDRGVGISLADQSRIFDRFYRVDEARSRATGGHGLGLAIAKTLIEGMEGSITVRSRLGEGSTFTITLPREVTI; from the coding sequence ATGGCAAGTGTATCCATGATATTTAATGGAGGCATTGTTGGTGCTTTCAAGCGGTACAGACAGTGGCTGGGGATTCGGTGGGCCGCGATGCTGCGGCAGCAGTTTTTGCCCGTCGCCCAACTCCAGCGCCAATACCTGGATCCAACCTCCCTCCAATGTCGCCTCACCCTGGAAATTGCAGCCCTGTTGATCCTGAGCCTGAGCGGGATTGCGGGGTGGACACACTGGCAAATGCAACAGATCTTGATTGCCACCCACACCCAGCAGGTCGCCTATATTGCCTCACGCTTTCCCCAGGACGTTGAGCTTTACAGCGAGATGTTACCGATGGAGAGGGGTCTGGAAAAAACGATTGAGAATGTGTCGGTGTCGGGGTTGATGATCTGGGTGAGAGCCAGGGATGGACAATTACTCGCCCAGTCCCCCAGTTTGCAGTCGGAGAAATTTGATCGCATTGATTGGCAGTCCCTCCGGGGAGTTCCCCGTAAACCTCAGGTCTATCAAGTGGGCAACCAACACCTGATTCTATACATGGGGGCTTTAATAGTTCACGGGCAAGATCTGGGCAAGCTCTATCTCGCAAAGGATGTCACCCAGGATCAACGGCAGTTAATGATGGCAACCCAACGCCTCGGGGGGGTGTGCTTGGGGGTTACCGTGGTGATGGTAGTGGTGCTATCCCTGCGAATCCAGCGATCGCTGCAGCCCCTACAAAAAATGAGCCAGATGGCCGGAGCCATTTCCGCCGCCGATTTGAGTCAGGCGCGGTTACAGTTGCAAAATGCCCCTCGGGAAGTTCGGGAGCTAGCCCAAACCTTTAATCGCATGTTATCGCGTCTGGCAGATGCCTGGGAGCAACAACGCCAGGTCGTCAGTAATATCTCCCATGAACTGCGAACCCCCCTTACCATTGTGCTGGGCTATTTGCAAAGTCTATTGCGCCGCAGTGCCAACCTCAGTGACTATCAGCGAGAAGCTCTGACCACTGCGACCACGGAGGCTGAGCAGGCCACCCGACTGCTTCAAGATCTCCTCGATCTGGCACGGGCTGACAGTGGCTATATGCACTTTCATCGCGAGTCTGTGGTGTTAATGGATCTGGTGACCGAGGTTGCCGCCATGGCCGAGCAGTTTAGTGATCGCGCTATCCAAGTGTCTACCTCAGAGACGTTGATCGCCCCCGAAACTCTGAAGGTCAGCGCCGATCGCCACGCCCTGAAACGGGGGCTGGTAAATTTGATCGATAATGCCGTCAAGTATTCTGCCGCGGATCAACCCGTTGTCCTCAGCTTGCAGTTCACCGAAACCCAAGCCATGATTCAAGTGGGCGATCGCGGCGTTGGCATTTCCTTAGCGGATCAGAGTCGCATCTTTGATCGGTTTTACCGGGTGGATGAAGCTCGCTCCAGAGCCACCGGGGGACATGGGCTGGGGTTAGCCATTGCCAAGACGCTCATAGAAGGCATGGAGGGCAGCATTACCGTGCGATCACGGCTTGGGGAAGGGAGCACCTTTACGATCACACTGCCCAGAGAGGTAACGATATGA
- a CDS encoding response regulator transcription factor translates to MTAHILLVEDEVKLARFVELELNSEGYQVSVAHDGMAGLTLIRESAPDLAILDWMLPGLSGVEVCRRLRATGCKVPVILLTAKDEVGDRVAGLDAGADDYVVKPFSIEELLARIRAHLRRTQEIETDQLQFGDLSLNRRTRQVLRGNQAIELTAKEFDLLEYLLSHPAQVFTRDQILEHVWGYDFMGDSNIIEVYIRYLRLKLEVNNASRLIHTVRGVGYVLRD, encoded by the coding sequence ATGACGGCCCATATTCTGCTGGTTGAAGATGAGGTCAAACTAGCGCGGTTTGTCGAACTGGAGTTGAACAGTGAAGGGTATCAAGTGAGTGTGGCCCACGATGGCATGGCAGGGCTGACCCTGATCCGGGAGTCAGCTCCAGATTTAGCGATTCTGGACTGGATGCTGCCGGGGTTAAGCGGTGTCGAGGTCTGTCGCCGCCTACGGGCAACGGGTTGCAAAGTCCCCGTGATTTTGTTGACCGCCAAAGATGAGGTGGGCGATCGGGTGGCGGGTCTGGATGCAGGAGCCGATGACTACGTGGTGAAGCCGTTTAGCATTGAAGAGTTGCTAGCACGCATCCGCGCCCATCTGCGCCGCACCCAAGAAATTGAGACCGATCAATTGCAGTTTGGTGATTTGAGTCTCAATCGTCGCACCCGACAAGTTCTGCGGGGCAACCAGGCGATCGAATTGACTGCTAAAGAGTTTGATCTGCTGGAGTATTTACTGAGTCATCCGGCTCAAGTGTTCACCCGCGACCAAATTTTAGAGCATGTTTGGGGCTATGACTTTATGGGAGACTCGAATATTATCGAGGTCTACATCCGCTACCTACGGTTGAAGCTGGAGGTCAACAATGCCAGTCGTTTAATCCATACGGTACGAGGGGTAGGCTACGTCTTAAGGGATTGA
- a CDS encoding GAF domain-containing protein yields the protein MTTHSKKPEQRTLEVLSSLSYRAGELSRYLHEVAQGVSELIGLDWSAVTICRDGGERVLASTLDLGEEGKQVYSLHGTLTGTVFATGSPLVVEDVTTCSDYGQAPEGYRAYLGVPLRTPTGKVIGTICSFHHQPRHFTTEEIRLAEIFAERAATAIDNYQLYQQQQAEIQERQRVEIALRKSEEQLRQLAENLEQVFWLFSRDAQPIYVSPAFATIWGQPLSRWYAEPDIWWTVIHPDDRDRVYQTFTQNAEGKSEEEFRIVRPDGSVRMIRSQGFPDPG from the coding sequence GTGACCACGCACTCTAAAAAGCCAGAACAGCGCACCTTAGAAGTTTTATCCTCCCTCAGCTACCGGGCTGGCGAACTCAGTCGCTACCTCCACGAGGTGGCCCAGGGCGTCAGCGAACTGATTGGGCTAGATTGGTCAGCCGTCACCATCTGTCGGGATGGGGGGGAGCGGGTGCTAGCAAGCACCCTTGATCTCGGTGAAGAGGGAAAGCAGGTCTACTCACTCCATGGCACCCTGACGGGTACGGTGTTTGCCACCGGCTCTCCCCTAGTGGTGGAAGATGTGACCACGTGTAGCGATTATGGTCAGGCACCCGAAGGCTACCGCGCCTATCTGGGGGTGCCCCTCCGCACCCCGACGGGGAAAGTGATTGGCACCATCTGCTCCTTTCATCACCAACCGCGGCACTTTACAACGGAAGAAATCCGTCTGGCAGAAATCTTTGCCGAACGGGCGGCAACGGCGATCGATAATTACCAGCTCTATCAACAACAGCAAGCAGAAATTCAAGAACGCCAGCGGGTGGAAATTGCCCTGCGTAAAAGCGAGGAACAGCTGCGTCAACTCGCTGAAAATTTAGAACAGGTTTTCTGGCTGTTTTCCCGTGACGCCCAGCCCATTTATGTCAGTCCGGCCTTTGCCACCATCTGGGGTCAGCCCCTCAGTCGCTGGTATGCGGAGCCAGATATTTGGTGGACGGTGATCCATCCCGACGATCGCGATCGGGTGTACCAGACTTTCACCCAAAACGCCGAGGGGAAATCAGAAGAAGAGTTCCGGATTGTCCGTCCCGATGGTTCCGTGCGCATGATTCGTAGTCAGGGATTCCCCGATCCGGGATGA
- a CDS encoding two-component system sensor histidine kinase NtrB, producing MLKAISALAEVGELAAMIVHEVRNPLTTVLMGLNAFKRLDLPALVRERLSLALEEAERIRNLLQEILLYAKPHALQCSELELNCFIAEILTTIRTMPTVLSRQIVFVPAATPVMIVGDRDKLKQVFINLVDNACEAVAEGEIVTWTVEPVTPSNVVAIQVHNGGEPIPLEVLPKLTKPFFTTKSSGTGLGLAIVKRIVDAHGGALMITSSAAAGTTVSVTLPLAN from the coding sequence ATGTTAAAGGCGATCTCAGCCCTGGCTGAGGTTGGGGAGTTGGCTGCCATGATTGTCCATGAGGTGCGCAACCCCTTAACAACGGTATTGATGGGGTTAAATGCTTTTAAGCGCCTGGATTTACCTGCCTTAGTCAGGGAGCGGCTCTCTCTAGCGTTGGAGGAAGCGGAGCGCATTCGCAATTTATTGCAAGAGATTTTGCTCTATGCCAAACCCCATGCCTTGCAGTGTTCAGAACTAGAGCTGAATTGCTTCATTGCCGAAATTTTAACCACCATTCGCACGATGCCGACGGTGCTGAGTCGCCAGATTGTATTTGTCCCAGCCGCCACTCCCGTAATGATTGTGGGCGATCGCGACAAGCTGAAGCAGGTGTTTATTAATCTCGTCGATAATGCCTGCGAAGCCGTTGCCGAGGGAGAGATTGTCACCTGGACGGTAGAACCTGTCACCCCATCCAATGTGGTTGCGATTCAGGTGCATAATGGCGGCGAACCGATTCCCCTAGAGGTGCTACCCAAGCTGACCAAACCCTTCTTTACCACCAAATCTTCCGGCACCGGATTAGGGTTGGCGATCGTCAAACGGATCGTCGATGCCCACGGCGGGGCATTAATGATCACCTCCTCTGCCGCAGCCGGGACAACCGTGAGCGTTACCTTGCCATTGGCGAACTAA
- a CDS encoding slipin family protein: protein MILTFSGFKLDREYQRGVIFRLGRARGILGPGLYWIIPWVDQKMQVDVRTKTVNIEPQETVTADSVTIRVNAVLYYRILDPSKAINRVENYQMAVYQIALTTLRNVVGQNILDDVLQNRDAINLKVQEIVDEITEPWGIVIERVEMKDVEIPTTMQRAMAKEAEAIREKRARIIKAAAEQEASQKLAQAAQTISANPTALELRRLQMLTEIGAENNTTTIVMIPSDFVNLARNLSQAESNDALTQTARPFNPEVLLRQKPSAEGVKNGE from the coding sequence ATGATTCTGACCTTCAGTGGGTTTAAGCTCGATCGCGAATATCAGCGGGGGGTGATCTTTCGCTTAGGACGGGCTCGCGGGATTTTGGGGCCTGGATTGTATTGGATCATTCCCTGGGTGGATCAAAAAATGCAGGTGGATGTGCGCACCAAAACAGTCAACATTGAACCTCAGGAAACCGTCACAGCTGACAGCGTTACCATTCGAGTCAATGCCGTTCTCTACTACCGGATTCTTGATCCCTCCAAAGCCATTAATCGGGTTGAGAACTATCAGATGGCAGTGTATCAGATTGCCCTAACCACGCTGCGCAATGTTGTGGGGCAAAATATTTTGGATGACGTGCTGCAAAACCGCGATGCTATTAACCTTAAAGTCCAGGAAATCGTAGATGAAATCACAGAGCCGTGGGGAATTGTGATTGAGCGGGTGGAAATGAAAGATGTTGAAATTCCTACCACCATGCAGCGGGCGATGGCTAAAGAAGCGGAGGCAATTCGGGAAAAACGTGCGCGAATTATCAAAGCGGCGGCGGAACAGGAAGCGTCACAAAAATTAGCCCAGGCAGCTCAGACGATTAGCGCCAACCCTACCGCTTTAGAACTGCGCCGACTGCAAATGTTGACGGAAATTGGCGCTGAAAACAATACCACTACCATTGTTATGATTCCCTCTGATTTCGTGAATCTAGCGAGAAACTTGTCTCAAGCTGAATCTAACGATGCCCTGACTCAAACAGCCCGCCCCTTTAATCCAGAAGTTTTATTGCGTCAAAAGCCTTCAGCAGAAGGAGTGAAAAATGGGGAATAA
- a CDS encoding Fur family transcriptional regulator, which translates to MTYTTQSLKAELNERGWRMTPQRETILQVFQNLPKANHLSAEDLYNVLRDQGEAISLSTIYRTLKLMARMGILRELELAEGHKHYEINQPYPHHHHHLICIRCNKTIEFKSDSILKVGTRTAQKEGYHLLDCQLTIHAVCPTCQRSLMPN; encoded by the coding sequence ATGACATATACAACGCAATCACTAAAGGCTGAACTCAATGAACGAGGCTGGCGCATGACTCCCCAGCGCGAAACCATCCTCCAAGTCTTTCAAAATCTTCCCAAGGCGAATCATCTCAGTGCTGAAGACCTCTACAACGTCCTGCGAGATCAGGGAGAGGCGATTAGTTTATCAACGATCTATCGCACCCTGAAGTTAATGGCTCGCATGGGTATTCTGCGGGAACTAGAACTGGCAGAGGGACATAAACATTACGAAATTAATCAACCCTATCCCCACCATCACCATCATTTGATTTGTATCCGGTGTAATAAGACAATTGAGTTTAAGAGTGATTCGATTCTCAAGGTAGGAACTCGCACGGCTCAAAAGGAAGGTTATCATCTGCTAGATTGCCAGCTCACTATTCACGCCGTTTGTCCAACTTGTCAGCGTTCTCTGATGCCGAATTAA
- a CDS encoding N-acetylmuramoyl-L-alanine amidase has product MAVPLAVKQGAESFTLTLYNTTAQTDTIKLGDDPVISRLDWQQANPTEIQYTFQLKSRQQWGYKLRYEGTSLILALRHPPDLGTQVKFRPRVGWGNNDPFDPFWNNWAGGLEVIPVKSLKGMTILLDPGHGSSNDLGARGPTGYPEKDATLILAKLLRTELEQRGATVLLTREGDEDLYPQDRATQINRLQPTLALSLHYNALPDDGDAMHTQGVSTFWYNPQAQSLAMFLHNYLVMKLHRPSYGVFWNNLALTRPTVAPAVLLELGFMINPEEFEWIVNPKAQRQLARAIAEGIMHWVRLSL; this is encoded by the coding sequence GTGGCAGTTCCCCTGGCGGTCAAACAGGGTGCCGAGAGCTTTACCCTGACGCTTTACAACACCACCGCTCAGACCGACACCATCAAGCTGGGGGACGATCCCGTGATTAGTCGTCTGGACTGGCAACAGGCTAACCCGACGGAAATTCAATACACCTTTCAACTCAAATCTCGGCAGCAATGGGGCTATAAACTGCGATATGAAGGCACCAGTTTGATCCTGGCCTTGCGGCATCCCCCCGATCTAGGAACTCAGGTGAAGTTTCGGCCTCGGGTTGGCTGGGGAAATAACGATCCCTTCGATCCCTTCTGGAATAACTGGGCGGGTGGGCTGGAAGTCATCCCCGTCAAATCCCTCAAGGGCATGACGATTTTGCTCGATCCGGGTCATGGCAGCTCCAATGATCTTGGAGCTAGAGGCCCTACGGGTTATCCCGAAAAAGATGCCACCCTAATCCTGGCAAAACTGCTCCGCACCGAATTGGAGCAGCGGGGTGCCACGGTGCTGTTAACCCGCGAGGGGGATGAGGATCTTTATCCCCAAGATCGAGCTACCCAGATTAACCGCTTGCAGCCAACCCTGGCTCTGAGCCTGCATTACAATGCTCTCCCCGACGATGGCGATGCCATGCACACCCAGGGCGTTTCCACCTTTTGGTACAATCCCCAAGCCCAAAGTCTGGCCATGTTTTTGCACAATTACCTGGTGATGAAACTGCATCGTCCCTCCTATGGGGTGTTTTGGAATAATCTCGCCCTCACCCGACCAACGGTGGCACCAGCTGTTCTGTTGGAGTTGGGCTTTATGATTAACCCCGAGGAGTTTGAATGGATTGTCAACCCCAAGGCTCAGCGGCAATTGGCACGGGCGATCGCCGAAGGAATCATGCACTGGGTCAGACTTTCACTTTAG
- a CDS encoding SH3 domain-containing protein → MKYWFALPLTGALMASAVRAEQPLFVAYPPPHHQTTAAQIFLIGSAPPGGQVLVNGIPIPRSAAGYFAPSFPLQVGKNLFRVQYQQQQIEIQVLRQPTTPVIPTGVNFGKDSLQPAVKMARLPGELLCFSAIAPDHGSVSLKLSGKTIPLQPVNQTVELPPNAALLTQQNQPIVQTATTYAGCMTAISPGDLGHPMFQLTLNGTTLEQPGVGAVEILAADRLPVIAVTVESGTARTGPGSDFSRLTPLPQGTEATVTGWEGEWLRLDYGGWIRQSEVKAVSTPSPVRSRIRSITSRQVPGWTEVSFSPGSGSSPGGQTGCRELYPDALQHHRSDRHHQAGGRSRD, encoded by the coding sequence ATGAAATATTGGTTCGCTCTTCCCTTGACTGGCGCTTTAATGGCCTCTGCTGTTCGAGCGGAGCAACCCCTGTTTGTGGCCTATCCACCGCCTCACCACCAGACCACCGCCGCCCAAATTTTCTTGATTGGCAGTGCCCCTCCTGGAGGGCAAGTCTTGGTCAACGGTATTCCCATCCCCCGAAGTGCCGCTGGGTATTTTGCCCCTAGTTTTCCGTTACAGGTTGGCAAAAATTTGTTTCGGGTGCAATATCAGCAACAGCAAATCGAGATTCAGGTACTGCGTCAGCCAACGACTCCCGTGATCCCAACCGGGGTCAATTTTGGCAAAGATTCTTTGCAACCCGCGGTTAAGATGGCTCGTCTCCCAGGGGAATTGCTCTGCTTCAGTGCCATTGCCCCTGACCATGGAAGCGTCTCTCTGAAACTCTCTGGTAAAACCATTCCCCTCCAACCCGTTAACCAAACCGTTGAGCTACCGCCCAATGCGGCACTTTTGACCCAGCAGAACCAGCCCATAGTGCAAACCGCTACGACCTATGCAGGTTGTATGACGGCGATCTCACCTGGAGATTTGGGACACCCCATGTTTCAACTCACCCTTAATGGCACTACCCTGGAGCAACCAGGCGTCGGTGCGGTGGAGATCCTAGCTGCCGATCGCCTGCCCGTCATCGCCGTCACGGTGGAATCTGGCACGGCTCGCACTGGCCCTGGGAGCGATTTTTCGCGACTCACCCCCCTACCCCAGGGGACAGAGGCCACGGTTACTGGCTGGGAGGGCGAGTGGTTACGCCTCGACTACGGGGGCTGGATACGGCAGTCCGAGGTTAAGGCTGTTTCCACCCCCAGCCCCGTGCGATCGCGGATCCGTAGCATCACGTCGCGCCAGGTTCCTGGCTGGACCGAGGTGAGTTTTTCCCCTGGAAGTGGCAGTTCCCCTGGCGGTCAAACAGGGTGCCGAGAGCTTTACCCTGACGCTTTACAACACCACCGCTCAGACCGACACCATCAAGCTGGGGGACGATCCCGTGATTAG
- a CDS encoding homogentisate phytyltransferase, with amino-acid sequence MPLRFPTVFISWLSAFWAFSRPHTVIGTSVSVLSLYLIAILSYKTTLFRLDILGWMWLTCLCGNIYIVGLNQLEDIDIDRINKPQLPLAAGAFSLSMGRSIVGVTGLLAVLLAWWQGPFLLLTVGFSLGLGTAYSLPPVRLKRFSFWAAFCILTVRGVVVNLGLFLHVRAALGQSLAIPPQVWALTGFIWVFTLAIATFKDIPDLEGDRRYQIKTLTLQWGQQTVFNLSRWILTIAYLAMAIAGVFGLPGTHSLFLVSTHLLILAGFWWRSFGVDLQDKAAIARFYQLIWKLVFSRVSVVPHRLLVGITRFHIFSELPGEP; translated from the coding sequence ATGCCTCTAAGATTTCCGACGGTGTTCATTTCCTGGCTCTCAGCATTCTGGGCATTTTCCCGCCCCCACACCGTCATTGGCACCAGTGTGAGTGTCTTGAGTCTGTATCTGATAGCCATCCTGAGCTATAAAACTACGCTGTTCCGACTCGATATTCTAGGGTGGATGTGGTTGACCTGCCTCTGCGGCAATATTTACATCGTGGGGCTGAATCAACTCGAAGATATTGACATTGACCGGATCAATAAACCGCAGTTGCCACTGGCAGCGGGTGCCTTTTCCCTGTCAATGGGGCGCAGCATTGTAGGGGTGACGGGTCTACTGGCCGTGCTCCTAGCTTGGTGGCAAGGGCCATTCTTGCTACTCACCGTGGGTTTCAGCTTAGGGCTAGGGACTGCCTACTCCCTGCCCCCGGTGCGCTTAAAGCGGTTTTCGTTTTGGGCCGCCTTTTGTATTCTCACGGTGCGTGGGGTGGTCGTAAATTTAGGCTTGTTTTTGCATGTCCGTGCGGCCTTAGGGCAATCCCTGGCAATTCCTCCGCAGGTGTGGGCATTAACCGGATTTATTTGGGTCTTCACCTTGGCGATCGCCACCTTTAAAGATATTCCTGACCTGGAAGGAGATCGCCGCTACCAGATCAAAACCTTGACCCTGCAATGGGGACAGCAGACGGTATTTAACCTGTCTCGCTGGATTTTAACCATCGCTTACCTCGCCATGGCGATCGCGGGAGTTTTCGGCTTACCGGGCACCCATTCCCTGTTTTTAGTCAGCACCCATTTGCTGATCTTGGCAGGATTTTGGTGGCGAAGTTTCGGAGTCGATTTACAAGATAAAGCCGCGATCGCTCGGTTTTATCAACTGATTTGGAAGCTGGTTTTTTCTAGAGTATCTGTTGTTCCCCATCGCCTGCTGGTTGGGATAACTCGTTTCCATATATTTTCGGAGTTGCCGGGGGAACCATAG